The genomic DNA aggactgcacacacgtggtacacagacacacatgcaggcaaaacacataaatagaataaaaatatatcatttttaacAAGCAACAGTAGTGGTCACAATCGAGTTTCATGGATTctccagaattttcttttaaatatttttctccagaGTGAAGTGActaaaatgtttctctttcaaCTGGGACATCTGAATAATCCAGTCTTCTTTGTGTTCAATTTCAGGCTCATTAGAAGTTAATGGAAACAAAGTACGTAAGAAACTGATGGCTCCAGACATCAGCCTGACCCTGGACCCCAGCGAAAGCTCTGTGTGGTCAGAGGACTTGGATGAGGGCGGCGAGGCTGAGCTGGACGGCTTAGACACCCCGTCAGAGAACAGTGATGAGTTTGAGTGGGAAGGTAATTTACTGGTTTTTACATTAGCCTTATGAGTGAATGTTTATCATGTATGGTGTTTGCCATGTTGTTCCCTTTAGGAAAAGTAGGATATGttcaaattttaaacataaaacctGCTGAAATCCATTGAAGGGTTTTGTTTGAAATATGTTCCTAAGTTCGTTACTATAATAGAAGATTCTGAAAATACCTGAAGTTTTCAAGACTATAGATTGTGCAAGTagcttttagtttagttttgttctgtttttccttttacttGCCCAGTATTGTAAAGTTTTGATTTTTCATAGTTGCTTCAAAAGTATTGTCTAATATTCCAGGATATTCTTTTCAATTGGTCTCGTAAGGAAAAAGGTCTTCTAAAGAGATATATGGTGAATATCCTAAAAAACACCTAAGGGGCTGGGTGTGTGTGACCTCACATCCTTTCCACccaagcactggagaggcaggagggtctcctgagttctaggatagtcTGGTCTACGTAGCGAGCTCAGTGACATCCAGGACTCCGTGGATCCTTCCTCAGATAACAGCTACCTACTACATGAGCGTTGGCAGCGTGGGGGCAGCTGCTGGGGAAGCCGCTGCcttgagcccagcctggactTGCTGTCCTTCTGCTGCCTGGAGGCCTCGGTGTGTGCTTTGCTTTGTGTGCTTTCTAGAACTAGGCAGTAGTTGATTGTAATGTTTAGACATtgttaataatatttttgtttcatctttaaagTGACTTTTGCAACAATACTGTACTAAAAAGCAGTAGGTAATAAAGAGTGATGCCCTGTATCTTctgtccctcttttccttccctgtttAACGGTTCAATAAGCAGCCCAGTAAGAAGCCATCTTTTATAAAGACACTGAAATGGTTTTCTGCCTATGTGTTTTGTCTCTTCTCTCCTTAATGCTGCTGTAGTCATGTCCTGGAAGGATATTTTGCGTTAACAGCTTTGTCTTGGAAACAACTAACATGCAGtaggtttcccctccccccatcttttGGTAAGGATTATCATACTAAAGTTTTGAAAATCATTGCTTCATTTTAAATCAACTAAACTGCAATCTGCCAACATAAATTATATGCAATCGTTGGTGCTTTGGCTGGTGGTGATTTACGTAAATTTTTGCATGTGTTCTTCCGAAGTATATGTCTGCTGTATAAAACCGATCAGACGGAAAATGAGCGCTGAGTAGTTAACCACTTTCTATCTTGTATTACAGCgttttaaaattagcatatgtGCTAAAACAATCGGACGGTTACTTGGCGTAAGCTCTGTTAGTCGCACTAGTGGGCGCTGCCGTCCTGTATGGCTACTGGAAAGGCATGTGAGGCCAGCTAGTCAGGTTCTGATGGCTCTTGTCTTTCCTAAGCCTGATGTGAGTGGCACACTATAGCTTGGTGCTTTGTTGAATTGGGCAGTAGAAAGTTCTAGTAAGCTGATTTTAAAGACATAAATTGGCCTTACATAAGAACAAGCCTTTTGTTATAGAGATGATTGTTTCAGCTGGTATGTTGAAAATCCTCTCTAAACAGTTGAACGTGGTGGTGTGCGCCTGTCCTCCCAGAtactgggagactgaggcagggtcACCTGAGCCCATGAGTACAAGGCTAGCCCAAGGAGCACAGCTGGGTACCAATAAGCTGGCAACAATCTAGATAGTAAAGTGGTTAACAtacaattttgatttttattgtgtAAATAAGTTTGTGATTcaaaagccttttattttaacagATGATCTTCCCAAACCCAAAACTACTGAAGTCATTAGGAAAGGCTCAGTTACTGAGTACACAggcacagaagagaaggaagatggcCGCCGCTGGCGCATGTTCAGGATCGGAGAGCAGGACCACAGGGTGGACATGAAGGCAATTGAGCCCTACAAAAAAGTTATTAGCCATGGAGGTAAGGGTCATGGAGAGCCCTCGGCACCTTGAGATGCAGTGTCCAAGGTCTAAATGCTGTCAGGAGACGGATGTAGAGGTGGTAGCTTATTTGGGGGGAGAAatactattttgaaaaaaaaatgaaaagataagaaaGGTTTAGCATGTTGTTTTAACTTTTCATGTGGGtgtgtgctttgcctgtatgtgtgtctgggcacCACCACTTGTGTCTCCATGgagccagaagacggcatcagattccctggaactggggttacagatgcctgtgagctgccatgtgactgCTGACCCTCGAACCTGAGTCCTCTCAAAGAACAGCCATTTCTCCTTATAAAAGGTTTGAAGTAAAGTGACAAGGACAACTGCAAATTACCCAGAAAGCAGCTGGAGAGACGGGTCAgcagtaagagcactggcagctcccAGGTTCCGTCCCCAGTGCcggctcacagctcacagcagccGGCAGCTCCAGGCCCTTCTTACGGCCTGTGGGGTACCATACAGATAACTTTAAAAACTTCTTATGTGTTTACTGTAAGTTTAAAATGGATAATAATTTCACCCTGTGTGTTCACTGCTCAAAAGGACTTAGTTTATTGAATCATTTGCAGCATTTACACTTTATTTACTTAATACATAGATGAATTTCAGCAAAGTACGTACACACATCATGCGCAGACAGAACATTTCACTCTCTCCAGGACACTGTGCCTTTCTAGTGAGTCCTTCCTCTCAGATGGCCACCACTCACAGCCTGCCCCCGTCAGCCCTGTCTGTCAAGAAGTTCCAGGTGCCTGGTGTCACACAGTGTGCACTTCTGTGCTGTCAGTCAGCATATTTCTGAGCTTCATGCAGGTTGGGTGTCTAGTTTATTCTCTCTCACTGAATAGTTCATTGCCCAAATAACCTGCATCTGCGCGttctctgcagtgctgggcatgAGTTGGTGGCAATTTGGTATGTGACTGGGGCTGCAGCAGGGTTGTACAAGCCTCCTCTTGAACTACAGCGTCCCGTTTACCGCTTGCACAGCTCACCTAGCATGGTGGAGCACTGTTAACGTTATTTATGGGATACACAGAAATAGTTCATTCCTTTTGGAGACTTGTAAATCAGTCAAAAAGCTATGAAACTGCAAACTATGACCCCACTGTTCTAACTGTACCATATAGGAATTCTCCTAAGTGCTGTGCAAATAATGTCAGCATCTTTGTGGTCAGAATGCAGTTTACCCTAAATAAAATATGTCATATAGTCTCAAGTCCCAACCCTGACCAGAGAGGCTTTTCTTTCTCATGAAATTGTTCCCACTTAATTTGTTTTGCCAGATGCATCTCTTGGTAATTCCTACAGTCTTCATTCATCTGGAAGCtctgcacgcacgcgcacgcgcgcggagacacatacacacacacacacacacactttaaagtcACAGTCCTTCATTCATCTGGAAGCTCTGCTCACTCTCGCTCTcacgctctcacacacacacacaatttaaagtcACAGACCTTCATTCATCTGGAAGCtctgcgcgcgcgcgctctccctctccctctccctctccctctccctctccctctccctctccctctccctctctctctctctctctctctctctctctctctctctctctctctcacacacacacacacacacacacacacaatttaaagtcACAGTCCTTCATTCATCTAGAAcctctgcactctctctctctctctctctctctctctctctctctctctctctctctcactcacacacacacacagtttaaagtCACAGTCCTTCATTCATCTGGAAGCTCTGCTCACTCTCGCTCTCgcgttctcacacacacacacaatttaaagtcACAGACCTTCATTCATCTGGaagctctgctctctctctctctcgctctctctctctctcactcacacacacacacacacacacacacacacacacacactttaaagtcACAGTCCTTCATTCATCTGGAAGctctgcgcgcgcgcgcacgcacgcgcacacacacacacacacacacacactttaaagttaCAGTCCTTCAGAGTAAAATTATGCCAAAGATTttacccttcttttttcttctcaggCTATTATGGAGATGGTTTAAATGCCATTGTTGTATTTGCTGTCTGTTTTATGCCTGAAAGTGGTCAACCTAACTATAGATATCTGATGGACAATCTCTTTAAGTAAGTATTCTTAACAAGATATTTGAACAAAGCTCTTAGCTAGCTCACAGTTTATACAAGTCTTGTAAAAACCAGAAAGGACAGGACAATAACCCAGCTATGTCAGAGGCTGAGGGAGATGGATCACAAGTTGATGGCCAGTCCCAACCACACACAGATTAAGGATAGAGCCAAcctgggcaacttaatgagaccttgcctcacaATCAGTGTAAAGCAGgactggggatacagctcagggACTGCTCTGCCTGGCATGTGTAGACTCCACTCAGGTGACAACAGGACCCAAGTGCAAAAATCACCCTATTTCTGAGTCGCCAAGTCTTTATCCTTTGGCATTATGAAACTGTATTTTCAAATTTgatagaaaaaaatgcattttaaaattattatccaTTACCTGTTGCAACTTTATTATTTGGTAATAATATGACTCAAAATTATATGACTAAATTACATCCATTCCTGGGGACTCAGTGCAGTAAGCTGCTGACAAGGTTTTCTTTCATCTCCAGTCACTCTTCTCAGCGTAGTGCATTTTTCACTTTTTCCTGGGAAGCTCTCAGGCATACAcagaagagcagtgtgtgcacacCCCGGTGCCGCCTTTGCTCTGGCCACACACTGCGCCGGTCAGTTTGTATGGATTTGGTATGACTTTCTAAatgtgaaagaaggaaggggaactGTTGATTTGGGAGCTTGGTTCCGTCCTGAACGGTGACGGTTTAGACATACCCTCGATTTGTTCTTGTAGATACGTCATTGGCACTTTAGAGCTGTTGGTGGCCGAGAACTACATGATCATTTACTTAAACGGTGCAACAACTCGAAGGAAGATGCCCAGTCTGGGATGGCTCAGGAGGTGCTACCAGCAGATTGATAGACGGTGATGTACACTTGGCTGAGTGATGTTTTTCATGGTTTTACTACATTAATATATACTTTCTGTTGCCATTTAAAGATACCATAtcagtgctgggcgtggtggcgcacgcctttaatcccagcactcaggaggcagaggcaggcggatctctgtgagtttgaggccagcctggtctacaaagtgaattctgggcagccaggactacacagagaaaccctgtttcagaaaaaaacaaaaagacaacataTCAGTTTCTTCAGTTGTAGTTgctgaatgtttttatttgttttctaaagatggCATTGTACAATGTCATGGAAAATAACTTGAGGCTGTCTGCTTTAGTAATTCTTCAAAATACCCAAAATTGCTCTCCATTCTTTCTTACGCTGTTTGCAACAAATTCTTTAATAGTCAACTTGCGAAAAGATGGAAGATATCCTTGTATTGTTTACCATATTGTGGGGCCAGTGCAGGCACACAGGCTCTGTGTGGAACCTGGTGCAGGCGCACAGGCTCTGTGTAGAACCTGGTGCAGGCGCACAGGCTCTGTGTGGAACCCAGTGCAGACGCACAGGctctgtgtggaagccagagatcaacCTATGCTTCTTACTCAGGTGCTGTCTCTCCACTTTGTTTCATGAGACAGTTGCTGACTAAGACCTGAAGCTACTGACTACGCTAGTGAGCCAGGTGCCTAGAGAGTTCTAGCACTGAGATTACACACCTGCCACAACCATACTAAGTTCTTTTTTCATCTGAGTTCTGGGGAATAAGACCCAGGTCCCATGCTTTCACAACAGGCACTTGACCTATTGggctatctccccagctcttcaCAGGACTAGCCCAGCTATAGTTTTTCAGAACAAACATTAGAAGTGTGTTCTCTTGAGAGTCATTTGCTTTAGCTGAGTCAAGTGGTTCACTTAAACTTGTTAATGAGCCTCTGTTTACATGCGAGCATGTTAGCTGTCCTTGGTGACACACACAGATATCTTAAAAAGACGCTTTTTAGTGGAGATTTTTAAATCTCAAGAACGTGGTCGTCTGACTCCTGTGCTCCCTGCTTtggttctctctgcctcttgtcccCTTTATAATTTAGCGCTTATCATGGTATTAGAAACAAGTGCCAGATTCTCCCTAGGCTCGATCTGGGAGCTTCTATGCTCAGTGTGGTTCCTTTCCTGCTGGGTCAGTGGGTATGCTAGGAGACATTTGAAAACAGCAAATAAGACACAAATCTGGCCAAATTAAGTAACATTTATTTCACAGCATAGGAGGGCCGTTTAGAATTCAAGAATGCATCTTCTGTATTTAGAAGTGTTCTACCTAAGTGCTTTTTGTGCTGCAATTTGTAGAAATGtctataatttttattctcttcatCTCTAGATTAAGGAAAAACCTAAAGTCCCTAATCATTGTCCACCCCTCCTGGTTTATCCGAACACTTCTGGCTGTTACAAGACCATTTATCAggtgatttttttgggggggcaccCTTAAAAAAAAGTCCTTGTATTGAAGTGTGGGTTTAGTGTGTCAGAGGTACTGAGATaattgtttgggttttcttcctTAGTTCAAAGTTCAGTCAGAAGATTAGATACGTCTTTACCTTGGCAGAGCTGGCGGAGCTCGTTCCCATGGAGTACGTCGGCATCCCAGAGTGCATCAAACAGTACGTCTGCCCTGCCGCGCTCTGTCCCGCCCTCTCACCGTGTTCTAGAACACAGGGGTGACAGGACGTCTCTGCCCCTGCTGTGCTCTGCCCCTGCCCTCCCACCGTGTTCTAGAACACGGGCCTGTAACAGAGAGGTAGAGGAGGAAACTGTTCCCCACTCCTTCCCCCGTCAGCACCACTTTGGCATTACTAGAGGTGATGGCTGGTCATGGGTCCTTCTGTATGTCAGGTGCTGTTCACAGTCTGACAGATGACTTCCTGGGGGTCCAGGCTGAGGGATAGCTTCTCTACTTGAcaccttcctcttctcagatggaGTGAGTTTATCATTTTACTGAAAGAACTCTAATTGTTGCTTAAATCAAGTTGGTCTTAGTATTCTCCGGAGACTAGGGTTTTCTGTGTCACAGTTACTTCTCACACGTGCCTTCTCAGAGACTTGGGGAGGCTGTCGATGTCAACACTTAGCATCACAGTTCTGTGGCACAGGAAGCTGGTTCTCCTTGCTGGTCTCAGGGCTTAGGGTTAAGTGTACCCAAACCAGAATTGACGGAGTCAGTTTTTATTCTCTACATCCCGTTAAATGTTAGCATTTCATACTTGGGCCAGCACAATtacactttcaatattttttttcttttctttaatctcaTAATGTGCATTTACTGAAATAACTCTTCCCCACCAAGGTATgaagaagaaaagtttaaaaagagacaaaaaaggtACATGCACACCTTGACTGGGTTGCATCTAGACTAGTCCATTTGCATCGCACAGACTAACCCTGCTGCCGGTTGGTTAGCTTGCAAGCTGAGAGAATAGcatttgtaaatataaatgtcTCCCAGAGCCCAGTACAGGGCAAGCCCCAAGCTCCTGCTCATGTGAGCGTGCGTAATACTGCTCTCAGCACTGATGCTGAGCCCAGGGAAACCACTGAGGGCTGCAGCTTACAGCCCCCGGCCACTGAGGACTGCCCCTCACGTTGCTTTTGAAATAGGTAGGCTGTCATTTCCCAGCAACAATTTACCCCCTCAGGGTTTGATGGTTATATTTACAATGCATATACTCTTCGGCTAACCAACATTGATTTTCTTTATATGCTTAAATTAAATAGCCTGCTAACCAGTCAAACTCTACATGTGATAAAATACCTAAAATTCAGTGTACATTTAACAGTTAAACACTCTGCTttccatttaaatttaattttgaacaCTTGCTTTGAGTGTAACAACCTTTCATTTGTTACTGTCTTAGCATAAAGATGAAAGGCACAGTATAAAATAGTTTACTATTTTATATAGAAAAGTATAAGCCTTGGGCCTAATTAATTCATAGTTTCgttttgggggttttattttgttttggagaggctcttactctgtagcccaggctggctggctgcctccctctctcctctcctctcttctccttccctctccttgtccctctccctctccttcccaccccctctctccctccctccctcctccctctccctcctcctccctctctccctccctcctcctccttctctccctccctcctcctccctctccctccctcctcctccctctccctctctccttccccccctctccccctccctctcaccctcagTCTTCTGCTTCAGTGTCCAGATGTGACGGTTGTGGCTCTCTACCAGCACACCCACTAttaatagcttcttttttttttttttttaactttaacagCAGCATTAGCAAAATATCACTTAATATAGTCTTAAGGACTAAGATGTGAGATTTACATGTGTTACTTTAATCATCTGTGGGACCAGTTAGAACCTTTGCTGGTATAATCTTAATTTTGAACACTTTGATTCAGCTAACCATGTAAGAGTTATTTCTGTGTGGCACTCTGCAGTTTAACCAAGAGTCACTCAGTGATGTAAGCAGTGGCTTGGTAGTaggctctgctttcctctctAGGTAGTGTTGTGTCTGTGCCTGACAAGTGGATGAAAGAAACGTATTTATCACCGATAATTGTTGTTTGAAGGCACCTACCTTCCAGACTTTAAAATGACTTGCCAGGCGTCGGAGCTGGCAACCATCTCTAgatccagcacttgagaggcaaagactagcagatctctgtgaactgcagccagccaggtctacacatcCAGTTCCAGGAAGTGCGTGGgggccagagacagagagagaccctgtgccaaaaaaaaaatgttgtttctgTTGAGGAAGTATATTGGTAatgccctttttttaaaaaaaaggttttagTATTTAATCAATTGTCAAATAATTTAGGCATCATATAAAAAAGTGAaactcaaattatttttgtttgtttttcaagacagggtttctctgtgtagcctgggctatcctggactcactttgtagaccaggctggcctggaactcacagagatccgcctgcctccgcctcctgagggctgggattaaaggtgtgcgccaccacgcctggctgaatgATTTTCATTGTTTGAAGCCTGTTGGAGCTATTTCATCTTGGATTCCCCCCCTTGCTTGTTTTCAGTCCTCAGTATGGTCATTACACTTACATTACACACACTGTTCAGCACTTAATTCTTATAAAACTTTCTTT from Acomys russatus chromosome 14, mAcoRus1.1, whole genome shotgun sequence includes the following:
- the Bnip2 gene encoding BCL2/adenovirus E1B 19 kDa protein-interacting protein 2 isoform X2 → MEGVELKEEWQDEDFPVPLPEDDSIEADPLDGTGPDSQPGSLEVNGNKVRKKLMAPDISLTLDPSESSVWSEDLDEGGEAELDGLDTPSENSDEFEWEDDLPKPKTTEVIRKGSVTEYTGTEEKEDGRRWRMFRIGEQDHRVDMKAIEPYKKVISHGGYYGDGLNAIVVFAVCFMPESGQPNYRYLMDNLFKYVIGTLELLVAENYMIIYLNGATTRRKMPSLGWLRRLRKNLKSLIIVHPSWFIRTLLAVTRPFISSKFSQKIRYVFTLAELAELVPMEYVGIPECIKQYEEEKFKKRQKRVDQELNGKQEPPKSEQ
- the Bnip2 gene encoding BCL2/adenovirus E1B 19 kDa protein-interacting protein 2 isoform X3, coding for MEGVELKEEWQDEDFPVPLPEDDSIEADPLDGTGPDSQPGSLEVNGNKVRKKLMAPDISLTLDPSESSVWSEDLDEGGEAELDGLDTPSENSDEFEWEDDLPKPKTTEVIRKGSVTEYTGTEEKEDGRRWRMFRIGEQDHRVDMKAIEPYKKVISHGGYYGDGLNAIVVFAVCFMPESGQPNYRYLMDNLFKYVIGTLELLVAENYMIIYLNGATTRRKMPSLGWLRRCYQQIDRRLRKNLKSLIIVHPSWFIRTLLAVTRPFISSKFSQKIRYVFTLAELAELVPMEYVGIPECIKQVDQELNGKQEPPKSEQ
- the Bnip2 gene encoding BCL2/adenovirus E1B 19 kDa protein-interacting protein 2 isoform X1, with the protein product MEGVELKEEWQDEDFPVPLPEDDSIEADPLDGTGPDSQPGSLEVNGNKVRKKLMAPDISLTLDPSESSVWSEDLDEGGEAELDGLDTPSENSDEFEWEDDLPKPKTTEVIRKGSVTEYTGTEEKEDGRRWRMFRIGEQDHRVDMKAIEPYKKVISHGGYYGDGLNAIVVFAVCFMPESGQPNYRYLMDNLFKYVIGTLELLVAENYMIIYLNGATTRRKMPSLGWLRRCYQQIDRRLRKNLKSLIIVHPSWFIRTLLAVTRPFISSKFSQKIRYVFTLAELAELVPMEYVGIPECIKQYEEEKFKKRQKRVDQELNGKQEPPKSEQ